In the Streptomyces coeruleoprunus genome, CCCGCCGACGCGGACGACGAGGCCGAGGCCCACCGCCGCGACCCGGCGCCCGAGCCCGCCCCCGCCGTCTCCCCGGCGGAGGCCGGCCGCCGCGCCCTGGTCGAGCAGACCGATCACGCGGAGTGGGTCGACCAGCAGCGCGACCGCGGCCCGTCCCGCGGCGACAGCTGGGACCCGGTCCCCGTCCCGCTCCCCACGTACGTCACCGCCCCGGTCGCCCCGCGCGCCACCGGCGGCGTCGACGTGACGGACCCGGAGACCTGGAGCGCCGCCCGCTCCTCCCCGGCCGAACCGACCCCGCCCCCGGCCACCCGCCGCCACCCGCACCCGCCGCGCCGCCCCCGCGACCACGGCCGCACCCCGCTGTTCGACCAGTACGCCGACGAGGACCGCCCCCGCGCGGCCAACGAATGAGACGAGTGATCCATCTCTCCGGGCCCCGCGCGGCAACGGATTTCCGAGCACCCGGATCGGGATGCTAATGTTTCACACGTCGCAAGGGCCTGTGGCGCAGACTGGTAGCGCACCTCGTTCGCATCGAGGGGGTCAGGGGTTCAAATCCCCTCAGGTCCACGCACATCGAAGCCCCCGCCGGGGAAACCGGGCGGGGGCTTCGTCTTTGAGGCCCGCGGGTCGGACGGGCTGCCGGGTCAGCCCGTGACGGGGAGCCCGCGGGGTTCCTTGATGCGCTTCATGATGATCTGTGAGTTGACCTCCGTGACGCCCGCGAGGGCGGTCAGCTTCTCGATCCAGAGCCGTTCGTACGCGCGCAGGTCCGCGACCGCGATGCGCAGCAGGCACCCCGGGCTGCCGAAGAGCCGGTACGCCTCGATGACGTCCGGGATGTCCTGGAGGGCGGCCTCGAAGGCCTCCACCACCTCGCGGTCGCGCTTCACCTCGATGGAGACCAGGACCTCGAAGCCCCGGTCGACCGCTTCCGGGTCGATCACCGCGCGGTAGCCCTGGATCACCCCGTCCTGCTCCAGCTGCCGGACCCGGCGCATGCAGGGGGAGGGGGTCAGGCCCACGCGTTGGGCAAGCTCCTGGTTGCTCAGCCGGCCGTCGTTCTGGAGCTCGCGCAAGATTGCGCGGTCGATCTCGTCCATGGCGCAATTATCCACCAAGTCTATGTGCTCCGGCTGGCTGGATTCGCGAGCATATTGCGGGCTTTCTTTTCTATCCTTGCGCCCGGAGATTTCAGTGCCGTGAGCAAGGAGAGAGCACTGTGGGACGTGTCGTCGTCATCAGCACCGGCGGGACCATAGCCAGCCGCTGGCAGGGCTCCGGCTTCGCCGCCGACGCGCACGGGCAGGAGGTCATGGCGACCGCGGCCGTGCCCGAGGACGTCGCCGTCGAGGTCGTCGACCTGTTCAGCGTCAACAGCCCCCGGCTCACCACCGCCCACCAGCTCACCCTGCTCCGCACCGTCCACGAGGTCCTCGCCGACCCCGGCGTGCAGGGCGTCGTGGTCACGCACGGCACCGACACCCTGGAGGAGTCGGCGTTCCTCGTCGACCTCCACCACGACGACCCGCGCCCCGTCGTCTTCACCGGCGCCCAGCTGCCGCTCGACGCCGAGGACGGCGATGGGCCCCGCAACCTCCACGACGCCCTGCTGACCGCCGCCCGCGTCCGCGGACTCGGTGTCGTCGTCGCCTTCGACGGCAAGCTGCACGCCGCCCGCGGCACGGTCAAGACACAGACCGTGGCCGCCGATGCCTTCGCCGACCCCTCCGGCACCCGTCTCGGCAACATCGGCTTCGGCAAGGTGTCCGTCCTGCGGCACCCCGAGCGGCCGGCGCCGCTCCCGCTGCCCGGCGTGCCCGACGCGTATCCCCGCGTCGACATGGTCATGCACCACGCGGACGCCGACCCGTTCCTGCTGAACGCCGCCGTCGACGCCGGCGCGCAGGGCATCGTGCTGGTGGCCACCGGCGCCGGCAACGCCACCCCCGAGATCGTCGAGGCCGTCGCCTCCGCCGTCGCGCGCGGCGTGCTCGTCGCCCTGACCACCCGCGTCCCGTCCGGGCCCGTCACGCAGATCTACACGCACGGCGGCGCCGTCGACCTCGTCGCCGCGGGCGCCGTGCCGACCGGCACACTGCGCGCCGGCCAGGCCCGTATCGCGGTCCTCAGCGCTCTGCTGGCCGCCACCGACCCGCGCGAGCGCGAGCGGGTCCTGCGGCAGGCACTCGGCGAGCCGGCCATCGCCGACGCCCTCGTCCAGGCCTAGGGGCGCAGCTCCCCACCGCCCAGTCCCCTCCCGCAGACCCAGTCACCACCCGACGGACCCAGGAAAGAAGTCCCTCATGGGCAGCACGTACGCCGCCGAACCCTCCCCGCTCCCCGCCGCGTTCCGCTCCGAGCACGACCTGCTCGGCGACCGGGATGTGCCCGCCGACGCCTACTACGGCATCCACACCCTGCGGGCCGTGGAGAACTTCCCCATCACCGGCACGCCGATCTCCGTCTACCCCGAGCTCGTCGCCGCGCTCGCGTGCGTCAAGCAGGCCGCGGCCCTCGCCAACCGCGACCTCGGGACGCTGGACGGGCACAAGGCCGACGCGATCGTCGCCGCGTGCGAGGAGATCCGCGGCGGCAAGCTGCACGACGCGTTCGTCGTGGACGTCATCCAGGGCGGCGCCGGCACCTCGACCAACATGAACGCCAACGAGGTCGTCGCCAACCGCGCGCTGGAGCTGCTCGGCCATGCCAAGGGCGAGTACCGGCACGTGCACCCGCTGGAGGACGTCAACGCGGGCCAGAGCACCAACGACGTCTACCCGACGGCCGTCAAGATCGCCCTCGACTTCACCGCGCAGCGCCTGCTGGACGCGATGGAGGTCCTGCGCGACGCCTTCGCCGCCAAGGCGGAGGAGTTCGCCGACGTCCTGAAGATGGGGCGGACGCAGCTCCAGGACGCCGTGCCCATGACGCTGGGCCAGGAGTTCGCCACGTACGCGATCATGCTGGAGGAGGACCGCAAGCGGCTCGGCGAGGCCTGCGAACTGATCCGCGAGATCAACCTCGGCGGTACGGCGATCGGTACGGGCCTCAACGCCCACCCCCGGTACGCGGCCGTCGCCTGCGGCCACCTGCGGGACATCACCGGGCTGCCGCTCAGCGTCGCCGACGACCTCGTCGAGGCCACCCAGGACGCGGGCGCGTTCGTCCAGCTGTCGGGCGTCCTCAAGCGGATCGCCGTCAAGCTCTCCAAGACCTGCAACGACCTGCGGCTGCTCTCCTGCGGGCCGCGCGCCGGCCTCGGCGAGATCAACCTGCCGCCGGTGCAGGCGGGTTCGAGCATCATGCCCGGCAAGGTGAACCCGGTCGTGCCCGAGGTGGTCAACCAGATCGCGTTCGAGGTCATCGGCAACGACATGGCCGTGACCATGGCGGCCGAGGCGGGCCAGCTCCAGCTGAACGCCTTCGAGCCGGTCATCGCCCACAGCCTGCTCAAGTCGCTGACCCACCTGCGGGCCGGCTGCCTGACCCTCGCCGAGCGCTGCGTCACCGGGATCACCGCGAACCGCGAGCACCTGGCGGACCTCGTCGCCCACTCCATCGGCCTGGCCACCGCGCTCAACCCGCACATCGGGTACGAGCAGGCCACCGCCGTGGCCAAGGAGGCCCTGGAGTCGGGCCGGAGCGTGCGGGAACTGGTCCTGGAGAAGGGCCTGCTGACCGAGGACGAGCTGGCGCGCATCCTGCACCCGGACAACCTCGCCCGCCCGCACACCGCCCGTACGGCCTGAGCCGCGGTCGCTTCATGACGGTCGCTTCATGGTGGTTGCGGTAGCCAGTTCTTGACACTTTCTCACTTATTCGCGACCACTTCGGGATCCCGTCCTGTCGACTCCTCCAAGTCGTCCGGGCGGGATCCTTCGGCTTTCCGGAACTCTTGTTCCGCGCTGGGAAGTTGTGCGAAAGTGAGGCCCCTCACGGCTCACGAAGCTGATTCTGCACCAGGGTCACGAAAAGGTACGCACCAATCGTCGCGTCTTTTCGTCGACCGGCGATGCCGCCCGACGGCTCGATCCCCCACCGCAATGCCCTGGAGGGAAAGACCCCCCATGCAGAATCCTCCTCCTCCGCCCCGTGGTTCGGTCCCCGGCGGCTCCGGCGAGCAGCCTGCCGGTGCCGATCCCCATGGCCGGGCCGTGCTGCTGGCGCGGCACTGGGACGCGGTCTTCGCCTATGCGGCGCTGTTCGCACAGGGGAAGAAAACCGCCGCCATGGTCGCCTCCACGGCTTTCGCACAGGTGTGGGAAAAGCCGTGGCTCTCGGAGTCCGGGGCGCGTGATGACGGCATCGGCGCCCTGCGGCCACGCCTATTGGTCACCGCCGGGCAAACGCTGAGGGACTGGTCCGCCGATCCCCGGATTACCGCAATGCTGCCCGGAATTCAGGCGCCGGCCGGGCCGCCGGACAATCGCCGCATCGTCGCCCGCGCATTCCGGAGCCTGCCGGCCGACGCGCAGGTCCTGCTGTGGCACCGGGAGGTCGAGGCGGAGGGCCTTTCCATACCGGCGGCGCTCCTCGCCATAGACCCGCGCGGCGCGGCCGAGCGGCTGGCGGAGGCCCGCGAACTGTTCCGCGAACGCTGCGCGAGCGTCCACCAGGAGCTCGCCCCGGACCGGGAGTGCCGCCACTTCGGCCGGCTCCTCGACATCTCGCTGCGCCGGACCGGGCCCCTCATCCCCGACATCCAGCGCCACTTGGCGCAGTGCCCCTACTGCCGCGCCGCCGCCGACCAGTTGCGGCAGTCGGACGGCCGGTTGCCGCTCCTGCTCGCCGAGGCGGTGCTCGGCGGAGGCGCGGCCCGCTACCTGGAGTCGCGCCCCGCACGGGCCCGCGCGTACGGGCGGCAGGGTGGGGGGCCGGGGGAGGGGCGCCGGGCCGGCCGGCACTCCAGGGCCGTGCGCCGCCGCGCTGAGGCGTCGCCGGGCGGTGCCGCGCTCCTGAGGGCCGGGGCGGCCGTGCGGGCCGGTGCCGCGTCGCTGCGCCGGAGGGCGCCCTTACGGAACGGGGCCGTGCTGGCGGGAGTCGGCGCCGCCGTGGGCGGCGTCCTCGTCGTGGCCCTGGTCGCAGGGCTGTGGCCCGAGGGCGGTACGGGCGACGGTGCGGCCGGCACCGGGGGTGCGGCCGGCGGGGCGGTGACCGGCGGTGCGCCCGGCCCCGGCGCCATGAGCCCGTCCGGCGCGGGCACCACCGGTCCGGGCACGGGGGCCGGCCACGGCGAGGGCGGGGTCCAGGGCGCCGGCCCCGGCGTGCCGCAGCCGCCGGCCCCGGCCGGGCACCCCGCCGGCCCGCTCCACACCAGGCTGCGCAACGCGGAGGCCGGGCTGTGCCTGGACATCCGCGACGGCAGGGCGCTGACCGGGGCGGAGCTGACCCTCGCGGTGTGCTCCGGCGAACGCACCCAGCAGTGGACGTACGACCCCGACGGCCTGCTGCGCAGCGGTGCCGCCCCGCAGCTCTGCCCGGACGCGCAGCGGCTCGACGGCACGGTCGTCCTCGCGGTGTGCGGGGCGGGCGGGCGCTACGACCTGACCGTCCAGGGCACGGTGATCCCCCGCTGGAACGAGGACCTGGCGCTCGCGCCCGTCTCGCCCACCGCCGGAACGGGCCTGGTGGTCAAGGTCCGCGACGACTCGCACGCCCAGCGCTGGCTCACCGACGCCCCGACGGCCGCGCCCCGGGCCCAGTGGCCGGCCGGCACCGCGTCGGCGCCCGCCCGCGAGGTCGGGTCCGGACCCTCCGCACGAACCGGACAGCCCGGCACGGGGCCGGCGCCCGCCGGTACGGGCAGCACCCGCCCGCCCGCCTCCGTGTACCGCGCCGACGGCGGCGCCCCGGAGGCGGCCCGCCGCGAGGCGGTGGACACCGAGGCGGCGGGCCTTCCGCGGCTCGCCGCCGCCCCGGCCCCCGGACCGCTCACGCTCACGCCAGTGCGGGCGGAGTCCAGGCGGCATGCCGGAGCGTCGTGCGGATCGTCAGCCGGGAAGGGGCCAGGCGCATCAGCGCGTTGCGGGCCGCCACCGCCAGGGGACCGCTGAGCTGCTGCCCCATGCGCCCGGCCCGGCGCGCGGCCACTGCCACCGCCTGGGTGCGGGGGCGGCGCTCCGCGTCGTACCGGACGAGCCCCGTCCGTACGTCGGGCGCGGCCGCCACCGCCGCGGCCAGCGTGACCGCGTCCTCCAGGGCCTGGCAGGCGCCCTGCCCCAGGAACGGCGTCATGGCGTGGGCGGCGTCACCGAGCAGGGCGACCCGCCCCACCGCGTACGTGGGCAGGGGCGTGGCCAGTTCGTACACGTCGTGGTGGAGCACCGCCTCCGGTGCGGTCGCGGCGAGGAGCGCGGGGATCGGCTCGTGCCACCGGGCGAACCGGCGGCGCACGGCGGCGAGCGGGTCCTCGTGCCGTAGGCCGGGCGGGGCGTTGACCACCGCGTGCCACTCGGCCCGCCCGTCGGCGAGCAGCATGTGGCCGAACTCGGTGCCCGGCCCCCAGGTCAGCTGGAAGTCGCCGGTGACGGGCACCGGGTGGGCGGTGATGGCCCGCAGCACCGTCGACCCGCTGTAGGACGGGCCCGGAGCATCGGGCAGCAGCCGGGTGCGCAAGGGGCTGTTGATGCCGTCGGCCGCGACGACGAGACCGGCCTCGTACATCCCGGCCGTCGTGTGCACGCGCGCGTGCGGGGCGTCGGCGGGGTCCTCGACCGAGGTGACCTCGACGCCGGCGAGGAGGGCCCCGTCCGGCAGCGCGGTGCGCAGCAGCCGGTGCAGCGCGGCACGCGGGATGCCGACGAGCGGGGCGCCCAGGGCGCGTTCGACGGCGTGGCCGTCCATGCGGGCGAGCAGCCGCCCGCCCGGGGTGCGGGTGCCGCCGGAGAGCTGGCGGCGCGAGGCCGTGCGCAGGGCGGGGCCCACGCCGAGCGCGTCCAGGGCGCGGACGCCGTTGGCGGCGAGCGAGATGCCGGCGCCCGCGTCGGCGAGGGCGGCGGGCGCCCGCTCGACGACCGTGACGCGCCAGCCGGTTCTGCACAGTCCCAGGGCGGCCGCCAGACCGCCGATGCCGCCACCGACCACCACGGCTGTTCCAGGCTGCATGCCCAGCCTCCTTCTGCGGATGTAGAAGGAGGCTACTCCCCGCTCTCTACAGGTGTAGAAGCAGGTGGGGGGACGGGGTAGAAAGGACGGATGACCGGAGACCGCCGTACCGTCCTCGCCGACGCCGCCATCGACGTGCTCGCCGACGGCGGGATGCGGGCGCTCACGCACCGCGCCGTGGACGCCGCGGCCGGCCTGCCCGCGGGCACCACGTCCGCGTACTTCCGCACCCGCGAGGCGCTGCTGACCGCCCTCGTGAAGCGGCTCGTCGAACGGGACCAGGCGGAACTCGCCGCCGCGGCCGCGGCGGCGCCCCTGCCCCGGGACCCGGACGAACTGGCGGCCGCCCTGACCGCGTTCTGCGCGCGGCGGCTGCGCGGTGAGGGGCGCCGGCGGTCGCTGGCCCGGTACGCCTGCGCCGTGGAGAGCGTGCACCGTCCGGAGCTGCGGGAGGTGCTGACGCCCCGCGAGAACGCGGCGCGCGATGCCGTACGGAACCTCATCGCCGCGCACGGGGCAGCCGACGCGGAGGAGCGGACGGTGACGTTGCTGGCCTGCGTGGACGGGCTGGTCTTCGACCGGCTGGTGGCGGGCGGCGACTCCGTGCCCGGCGACGCGGTGGCGCGGCTGGTGGCGGCGGCGCTGGCATGAGCGGTGCCCGGGCCCCGCAGGGAACCCGGGCACCGAGGAGTGCGGTCGCGTCCGCTTACGAGGACTGGGCCTGGTTGTAGACCGCCTGGGCCTCGTTGCCGAAGTACGGGCCGAACATGCGGTTCGGCAGGAAGGTGTAGCCGAAGCTGTTCACCGACACCTGGAGCCCGGTGCCCGCGGACTCGCTGAAGCCGGTGAACCACGGGCCGCCGCTGGAGCCGCCCGTCATGTTGCAGCCCAGGCTGTGGTCCTGGCTGAACAGGAAGTCCTTGGAGGAGTTCCCGCTGCAGTAGATCAGCTTCGAGCCGTCGTACGGCGAAGCGGCCGGGAAGCCGAAGGCGTACATCGCCTTGTTGTAGCCACCGTTGAACTGGATGCCCTGCGCGCCCGTCACGGCCGTGAGCTTCTGGCCGTTCAGCGGCGCCACGACGGCGGCGCCGACGTCGTAGTTGATGTCCTCGCTCGCCTGCCACTGCGGCGTGGTCAGGGTCTTGGACGCCGTCCACTGCCCGTACGGTGCCTTGCCGTTGTCGTACGCCGGGACGAAGACCCAGTTGGTGTGCCAGCTGCCCTGGTACTTCACGCAGTGCCCGGCCGTGATGACGGTCGACTGGTTCTGGCTGGTCACGGCGTTGCCGGAGCAGGAGGCGGTGCGGCCCTGGAAGGTGAAGAACACCCGGCCGGAGGTCTTCACGACCGCGCCGCCGCCGGTCCAGGCGCCGCCGGACTGCGGGAAGGCCATGGGCTGGACGGCGCCGGCCGTGGCCGCGCCGCCGGCGGCCGGGGTCGGCGCGATCGTGGTGGTCTTGCCGCCCGGCTTCGGCGCCTTGAGCTTCTGCACCTCGGCGGGGCGGACGAGCCGTTCGAAGGGGGTGGCGCCGCGCATCCGGTCGGCGGTCCAGAATCCGGCGGCGCTCTGCCGTTCGGCGCTCGGCACGGCGTGGGTGGCGGGGGCGTCGGGGGCGGGTGCCGCGCTCGCCGGGGTGGCGGCGGCCAGGGCGCCCGTGAGCAGGGTTCCGGCGGTCAGCAGGATGCCCGCTGAGGAGCGGTGGCGTGTCACGCATGTCTCCTTCTGCCGTGCCCGGGCCGCTGGCGGGCCCGGGCAGGAGGGTGGGGGGAACGAAGAGGTGCGGATCGCGGTACCGGATCGTGGTGTGTGAGGCAGCGTGCCACGTCACCCACGATTTGTCAGGGTCGCGTCAGTGATTTCGCGAAACAGCGGCTGTTCTCGTACGCGCGGTAGTAGCCGAACTTCGCGCACGGCTCGTATCCGCTCGACGTGTACAGACCGATCGCCTCGGGCTGCATGGTCCCGGTCTCCAGGACCATCCGCAGGCGGCCCGCCGCGCGGGCGTCCTCCTCCAGGAGGCCGAGGATCCGCCGGGCTATGCCGCGGCCCCGCGCCTCGGGTATCACGTACATGCGCTTCAGCTCCGCGTCGCCGTCCGTGTAGCCCTCCTCGTTCTCCTCCTGCGAGCGCCAGCCCCCGGTGGCGACGGGCCGGTCCCGCTCGTCGTACGCGATCAGGTAGAGGCCGTGCGGCGGCCGGAACATGGCGGGGTCGAGGTACGTCTCGTCGCCCTCGCCGTCGTACCGCTCGGCGTACTCGAGCTGGACCTGGTCGTTGAGCTTGACGGCGTCGGGGTGGTCGAACGGCACAGTGCGAATATTCATGCGGAGGATCGTACTTCTATGCGGTGACAGGGGTGCGGGGCGCGATGGGTTCTGTCGTATTGTGCCGGGATGCTCACCGTCACCACCGTCAATGTCAACGGCCTGCGCGCCGCCGCGAAGAAGGGCTTCGTCGAATGGCTGGCCGGAACGGCCGCCGACGCCGTCTGCCTCCAGGAGGTGCGCGCGGAGGAGTCCCAGCTCCCGGACGCCGTACGGGCCCCCGAGGGCTGGTTCACCGTGCACGCCCCGGCCGCCGCCAAGGGCCGCGCCGGTGTGGCGCTCTACACACGGCGTGAGCCGGACGCGGTCCGGGTCGGCTTCGGGTCGAGCGAGTTCGACGGCAGCGGCCGCTACCTGGAGGCCGACCTGCCGGGCGTGACGGTCGCGAGCCTCTACCTGCCGTCCGGCGAGGTCGGCACCGAGCGGCAGGACGAGAAGATCCGCTTCATGGACGCGTTCCTGCCGTACCTCAAGGAGCTGCGGGAGCGGGCGGCGGCCGACGGCCGCGAGGTCGTGGTCTGCGGCGACTGGAACATCGCCCACCAGGAGGCCGACCTCAAGAACTGGAAGGCCAACCGCAAGAGCGCCGGCTTCCTCCCCGAGGAGCGCGCCTGGCTCGGCCGTGTCCTCGGCGAGGCCGGCTACGTCGACGTCGTCCGCGCCCTCCACCCCGACCAGGCGGGCCCCTACTCCTGGTGGTCCTACCGCGGCCGCGCCTTCGACAACGACACGGGCTGGCGCATCGACTACCAGATCGCGACGCCCGGCCTCGCCGCGAAGGCGGTCAAGGCCTGGGTCGAGCGCGCGGCGACGCACGGCGAGCGCTGGAGCGACCACGCGCCCGTGACGGCGGTGTACGAGCTGTAGGCGCGGCGCCGCGGGCCCGGGCGGACCCGCGTGGCAGCGTGGGCGGGTGTCGTCGCTACTCGTCGCGTTGTTCGTGGTCCTGTCGGGGATCCGTGTCCCCGCGGTGCCGTTCGGCACGCCCGACGTGCTGGTGACGGAGCAGGCGTCCCGGCGGCTGGTGCTGTTCGACGGGCGGCGGCGCGACTGGGGGGCCGCCGACGTGAAGTGGGCGTTCTCGCCGCTCGGCGACGCGCGGTACGCCGATCTGGACCCCGCCCGCAGCTGGGTGCACCCGAACGAGGCGAAGGTGCGCCGGTGGCGCGGGAGGACGTATGTGCTGACCACCGCCTCGTACGGGTTCGCGGCGGTCGTCGAGTACCCCTCGGGCCGGCGGTACTGGGCGGACGCGCTGGCGCCGGGCACGATCCGGGTCAACCCGCACAGCGCCGAGCTGCTGCCGGACGGCCGCGTGGCGGTCGCGGGCAGTACGGGTGACGTGGTGCGGCTGCACGCGGCGCCGCCGCGCGCCGGGCACGTGGACTTCGCGCTGGAGGACGCGCACGGCCTGCACTGGGACGGGCGGCTGCGGGTGCTGTGGGCCCTGGGCGGCGAGCGCCTGGTCGCGCTGCGGGTGGGCGGCCCGGCGGGGCGGCCGGTCCTGGTGGAGGCCTTCGGCGTACGGCTGCCGGGGCGCGGCGGGCACGACCTCGCGCCCGTGGCGCGGAACCCGGACCGGCTGTGGGTGAGCACCGGCACCGCCGTGTACCAGTACGTGAAGAGCCGCCGTGCGTTCGTCCGGGAGTACCCGGGTGCGGCCCGCGTGAGCCGTCCGCGCGTCAAGGCCGTCGGCGACGACCTGTTGACCGGTCAGGTCCTCTCCACGGCTCCTGAACCGGGGCTCGCCGAGACGTGGTGGACGACGAGCGTCGCCGTGCACCGCCCGGCCGGGACGTACCGCCTGCCGGGCGGCGGCATCTACAAGGCCCGCTGGTGGCCGGTCGGGTCTAGCGCCGCCCGAGGGCCTTCGCGCGCGGGTACGCCCAGGCGGTGAGGGCGATGCCCGCGACGGTGAGTACCCCGTACGCGGCCAGCGCGGGAGCGAGACCGCCGGGCAGCCAGCCGAGCAGGCCTCGATGGTCGTGGTCGATGAGGAGCCGGACGAGGCCCTGGCCGAAGACGGCCATGAGGATCATGCCGAGGATCTGCACGACGTCGTACTTCACGGTCTGTCCTTTCGGGAGGGGGTTCGTTACGAACGTATCAATCAGAGTGGGGGATTTCTCCCTGAACAGGCGGCTGACTTGGGCTTACGTCACACTTTCTTGAGCGCTACCGTGAGACGTGTGCGTGACGAAAAGAAGGCCGTGTGCCTCATGTGCGGGAAGCCCACGAGCCGTCCGGAGCGGGGTCGTCCGCCCGTGTACTGCTCCCGCAGCTGCCAGGCCCGGGCGTACCGCAGGCGCAAGCAGCGGCTGCCCGCTCCGGGCGTCCCGGTCGAGCCCCCCGAGGCGCGCCCGACGGACGTGCGGGCTCGGCAGCGGCGGCGGATCGCCGAGGCGGTGTGGCGCATCGCCGCCGAACGGGGCCTGGACGCGGCGAGCATGCGGACGATCGCGGCCGAGGCGCGCGTGTCGCTCCGGGTGGTGCAGTACCACTTCGACAGCAAGCACGCGCTGATGGTCGAGGCGCTGCGGCTGCTGCACGAGGAGAACGAGCGGCTGGCCAGGGCCCGTATCCCGGTCGGCATGGCGGATCCGCGCGGGCTGCTGCGGTCGCTGCTGGACGAGTTCCTGCCGCTGGACGACCAGCGGGCCTTCGCCCTGCGGGTGTTCGCGGCGTACTACGCCCGGAGCCTGACCGATCCGGCGCTCGCGGCCGTGTTCCTCGCCGCCGAGCAGCCACTGGAACGGCTCGTCGCGGACATCATCGGGGCGGGCGAGGCGGCCGGGGGTGCGGCGCCGGGCCTCGACCGGAACCACGAGGCCGACCTGCTGGTGGCGGGCGCCACGGGGCTCGGCCTGGACGTGGTGCACGGGCGCCGGTCACTGGCGGAGGTGCGCGCGGTGCTGGACTACCACGTGGAGAGGATCCTGCCCGGCGCCTGAGCCGGTCCGTCAGCCGTCGGCCGACGGCCTCGCCGTGTCGCGGGTGCGGCGGTCCAGGGCCATCGACAGTTCCGCCTCCACCACGCTCTTGGCCAGGGGGCGCAGCCGGGCGACGTCCTCCTCGGCGGCGTGCTCGCGCAGCAGGTCCATGAAGAGCGCGGCCAGCGCGTCCGCGTGGTCGCGGACCCGGCGGGCGGCCCCCAGGACCGCCGCGAGCGGCACGCCCTCCCGTACCAGCGCGGCGGACACGTCGAGCAGGCGGCGGCTGACGTGGACGATCTCCTCGCCGTCCGTCGCCAGGTAGCCCAGCTCCAGGGCGGCGGCGAAGTTCTCGGGCGTGACCTGGTCGCCGAAGTGGTCGGCCAGCTGCTCCGGCGTGAGCCGTACGGGCTCCTCCTCCGTGGGCCCGCCCAGCCCCAGGACCTCGCCCACGTCCCGGCCGCTCTCGAACGCCCCGGCCAGGTCCGCGATGCCGTTCAGGGTGTGGCCCCGCTCCAGCAGCGCCGCGATCGTGCGCAGCCGGGCCAGGTGGCGCGGCCCGTACCAGGCGATGCGCCCCTCGCGGCGGGGCGGCGGGATCA is a window encoding:
- a CDS encoding Lrp/AsnC family transcriptional regulator, giving the protein MDEIDRAILRELQNDGRLSNQELAQRVGLTPSPCMRRVRQLEQDGVIQGYRAVIDPEAVDRGFEVLVSIEVKRDREVVEAFEAALQDIPDVIEAYRLFGSPGCLLRIAVADLRAYERLWIEKLTALAGVTEVNSQIIMKRIKEPRGLPVTG
- a CDS encoding asparaginase, which codes for MGRVVVISTGGTIASRWQGSGFAADAHGQEVMATAAVPEDVAVEVVDLFSVNSPRLTTAHQLTLLRTVHEVLADPGVQGVVVTHGTDTLEESAFLVDLHHDDPRPVVFTGAQLPLDAEDGDGPRNLHDALLTAARVRGLGVVVAFDGKLHAARGTVKTQTVAADAFADPSGTRLGNIGFGKVSVLRHPERPAPLPLPGVPDAYPRVDMVMHHADADPFLLNAAVDAGAQGIVLVATGAGNATPEIVEAVASAVARGVLVALTTRVPSGPVTQIYTHGGAVDLVAAGAVPTGTLRAGQARIAVLSALLAATDPRERERVLRQALGEPAIADALVQA
- the aspA gene encoding aspartate ammonia-lyase; this encodes MGSTYAAEPSPLPAAFRSEHDLLGDRDVPADAYYGIHTLRAVENFPITGTPISVYPELVAALACVKQAAALANRDLGTLDGHKADAIVAACEEIRGGKLHDAFVVDVIQGGAGTSTNMNANEVVANRALELLGHAKGEYRHVHPLEDVNAGQSTNDVYPTAVKIALDFTAQRLLDAMEVLRDAFAAKAEEFADVLKMGRTQLQDAVPMTLGQEFATYAIMLEEDRKRLGEACELIREINLGGTAIGTGLNAHPRYAAVACGHLRDITGLPLSVADDLVEATQDAGAFVQLSGVLKRIAVKLSKTCNDLRLLSCGPRAGLGEINLPPVQAGSSIMPGKVNPVVPEVVNQIAFEVIGNDMAVTMAAEAGQLQLNAFEPVIAHSLLKSLTHLRAGCLTLAERCVTGITANREHLADLVAHSIGLATALNPHIGYEQATAVAKEALESGRSVRELVLEKGLLTEDELARILHPDNLARPHTARTA
- a CDS encoding RICIN domain-containing protein, with amino-acid sequence MLPGIQAPAGPPDNRRIVARAFRSLPADAQVLLWHREVEAEGLSIPAALLAIDPRGAAERLAEARELFRERCASVHQELAPDRECRHFGRLLDISLRRTGPLIPDIQRHLAQCPYCRAAADQLRQSDGRLPLLLAEAVLGGGAARYLESRPARARAYGRQGGGPGEGRRAGRHSRAVRRRAEASPGGAALLRAGAAVRAGAASLRRRAPLRNGAVLAGVGAAVGGVLVVALVAGLWPEGGTGDGAAGTGGAAGGAVTGGAPGPGAMSPSGAGTTGPGTGAGHGEGGVQGAGPGVPQPPAPAGHPAGPLHTRLRNAEAGLCLDIRDGRALTGAELTLAVCSGERTQQWTYDPDGLLRSGAAPQLCPDAQRLDGTVVLAVCGAGGRYDLTVQGTVIPRWNEDLALAPVSPTAGTGLVVKVRDDSHAQRWLTDAPTAAPRAQWPAGTASAPAREVGSGPSARTGQPGTGPAPAGTGSTRPPASVYRADGGAPEAARREAVDTEAAGLPRLAAAPAPGPLTLTPVRAESRRHAGASCGSSAGKGPGASARCGPPPPGDR
- a CDS encoding FAD-dependent monooxygenase: MQPGTAVVVGGGIGGLAAALGLCRTGWRVTVVERAPAALADAGAGISLAANGVRALDALGVGPALRTASRRQLSGGTRTPGGRLLARMDGHAVERALGAPLVGIPRAALHRLLRTALPDGALLAGVEVTSVEDPADAPHARVHTTAGMYEAGLVVAADGINSPLRTRLLPDAPGPSYSGSTVLRAITAHPVPVTGDFQLTWGPGTEFGHMLLADGRAEWHAVVNAPPGLRHEDPLAAVRRRFARWHEPIPALLAATAPEAVLHHDVYELATPLPTYAVGRVALLGDAAHAMTPFLGQGACQALEDAVTLAAAVAAAPDVRTGLVRYDAERRPRTQAVAVAARRAGRMGQQLSGPLAVAARNALMRLAPSRLTIRTTLRHAAWTPPALA
- a CDS encoding TetR/AcrR family transcriptional regulator; protein product: MTGDRRTVLADAAIDVLADGGMRALTHRAVDAAAGLPAGTTSAYFRTREALLTALVKRLVERDQAELAAAAAAAPLPRDPDELAAALTAFCARRLRGEGRRRSLARYACAVESVHRPELREVLTPRENAARDAVRNLIAAHGAADAEERTVTLLACVDGLVFDRLVAGGDSVPGDAVARLVAAALA
- a CDS encoding peptidase, which produces MTRHRSSAGILLTAGTLLTGALAAATPASAAPAPDAPATHAVPSAERQSAAGFWTADRMRGATPFERLVRPAEVQKLKAPKPGGKTTTIAPTPAAGGAATAGAVQPMAFPQSGGAWTGGGAVVKTSGRVFFTFQGRTASCSGNAVTSQNQSTVITAGHCVKYQGSWHTNWVFVPAYDNGKAPYGQWTASKTLTTPQWQASEDINYDVGAAVVAPLNGQKLTAVTGAQGIQFNGGYNKAMYAFGFPAASPYDGSKLIYCSGNSSKDFLFSQDHSLGCNMTGGSSGGPWFTGFSESAGTGLQVSVNSFGYTFLPNRMFGPYFGNEAQAVYNQAQSS
- a CDS encoding GNAT family N-acetyltransferase — translated: MNIRTVPFDHPDAVKLNDQVQLEYAERYDGEGDETYLDPAMFRPPHGLYLIAYDERDRPVATGGWRSQEENEEGYTDGDAELKRMYVIPEARGRGIARRILGLLEEDARAAGRLRMVLETGTMQPEAIGLYTSSGYEPCAKFGYYRAYENSRCFAKSLTRP